A single genomic interval of Paenibacillus sp. J23TS9 harbors:
- a CDS encoding TIGR01777 family oxidoreductase: protein MKITICGGTGFIGKALSEHLLRQGHEVIIITRKVPEAEQDRSKYMTWDQVDAAPVLLEGTEAIVNLAGSSLSQRWTPKAKQSIIESRMKTVQAVSKLVHTLHQKPAVVVQASAIAIYGTSRVDTFSEESPEHVVDFPSSVVKEWEDTAELIQGVRLIKLRTSVVLGTHGGAFPLMKLPYTLGFGGKIGSGKQWVSWIHLHDMVRLIEFCITHPDISGPVNASAPEPVTNNQFGQTVGRIYHRPHWFPVPSFLMKTVLGELSLIILEGQRVIPDKILKHGFRFDYPTLEQALQNLKEN, encoded by the coding sequence ATGAAAATTACGATTTGCGGCGGAACAGGCTTTATTGGGAAGGCACTCTCTGAGCATTTGCTGCGGCAAGGCCACGAAGTGATCATCATTACCCGCAAAGTACCTGAAGCTGAACAAGATCGATCAAAGTACATGACATGGGATCAAGTCGATGCCGCTCCTGTACTTCTTGAAGGCACAGAGGCAATCGTCAATCTGGCCGGTTCTTCCCTGAGTCAGCGTTGGACACCCAAAGCCAAGCAAAGCATCATCGAGTCGCGGATGAAAACCGTTCAGGCCGTATCCAAGCTGGTTCACACCCTTCATCAAAAGCCCGCAGTCGTTGTTCAAGCATCAGCTATAGCTATATATGGCACATCGCGCGTTGATACTTTCAGTGAAGAAAGCCCGGAACATGTCGTCGATTTCCCCTCCTCTGTCGTAAAGGAATGGGAGGATACCGCGGAACTGATTCAGGGTGTCCGCTTGATCAAGCTCCGGACCAGTGTTGTTCTGGGGACTCATGGCGGTGCCTTCCCGCTCATGAAGCTGCCGTATACGCTTGGATTCGGCGGGAAAATTGGAAGCGGGAAGCAATGGGTGTCCTGGATTCATCTGCATGATATGGTCCGGTTAATTGAATTCTGTATCACTCATCCGGATATAAGCGGCCCCGTCAATGCCTCTGCTCCAGAGCCCGTAACCAACAATCAGTTCGGGCAGACGGTGGGCCGTATCTATCATCGCCCTCACTGGTTCCCTGTACCTTCTTTTCTGATGAAAACGGTTCTTGGCGAGCTTTCTCTCATCATATTGGAAGGGCAGCGCGTCATACCGGATAAGATTCTAAAGCATGGCTTCCGCTTCGATTACCCGACGCTGGAGCAGGCTCTGCAGAACTTGAAGGAGAACTAG
- a CDS encoding DUF2621 family protein, translating to MHSSLGTRLLSSMPSNIFMDSMIVWAVIMLISMCIGGYFMIRKFLKVLPKNDGKSKLDWQNHWVETSRYLWTDESKEFLDKLVKPVPGPFRDIAKHSIAAEIGRIALEEQAKEVTRDHCIKGYISATPKRDNKFLVAFLNKNQIDYKPYEHLMQK from the coding sequence ATGCATAGTTCATTGGGCACGAGGCTGCTATCCTCCATGCCATCCAATATCTTTATGGATTCGATGATAGTATGGGCGGTTATCATGCTGATCTCCATGTGCATCGGCGGATATTTTATGATCCGTAAATTTCTGAAGGTACTTCCCAAAAATGACGGTAAGTCCAAACTGGACTGGCAAAATCACTGGGTTGAAACCAGCCGCTACCTGTGGACGGATGAATCCAAGGAATTTCTGGACAAACTGGTCAAGCCCGTTCCCGGACCGTTCCGCGATATCGCCAAACACTCCATTGCGGCTGAAATCGGCAGAATCGCCTTGGAAGAACAGGCAAAGGAGGTAACCCGAGATCACTGCATCAAAGGTTATATATCCGCCACGCCGAAACGGGATAACAAGTTCCTGGTCGCTTTCCTTAACAAAAACCAGATTGACTACAAGCCATATGAGCATCTGATGCAAAAGTAG
- a CDS encoding deoxyribonuclease IV — MLKIGSHVSFSDKGLLSATNEANSYGSSSFMIYTGAPQNTRRKPIESMFLEEGKELMKESGFEEIVVHAPYIINLGSYKSNTFELAVSFLQEEIRRTHAIGVKNIVLHPGAYTDKDPEYGLGRIADGLNEVLNGTNETEVHIALETMAGKGTEMGRSFEEIATIIEKVKHNERLTICMDTCHIHDAGYDIVSDLDGVLEEFDRIIGLDRIGVVHINDSKNPRGAGKDRHTPLGTGWIGFDTINNVVHHEKLAGRPFILETPWIGKDAKTQSPMYEIEIALLRGNVSERFGAEFINQVDDLHRFYAKQDIDPRQFVLDVWTLLKNDAKAKKADSREPLERLYDMITEAKLFPDLSEKQINERLIACLAGKEALK; from the coding sequence ATGCTAAAAATCGGTTCTCATGTGTCCTTTTCGGACAAGGGCCTTTTGAGTGCAACAAACGAAGCCAACAGCTATGGATCGAGCTCCTTTATGATATATACCGGTGCTCCGCAGAATACGCGCCGCAAACCGATTGAATCGATGTTTCTGGAAGAAGGCAAGGAATTAATGAAGGAAAGCGGCTTCGAGGAAATTGTCGTGCATGCGCCTTACATTATTAACCTCGGATCGTATAAGTCCAATACATTTGAGCTTGCGGTCAGCTTTCTTCAGGAGGAGATCCGCCGTACGCATGCTATTGGCGTGAAGAATATCGTTCTTCATCCGGGAGCTTATACCGACAAGGATCCGGAATACGGACTTGGGCGGATTGCCGATGGTCTGAACGAGGTGCTGAATGGTACCAATGAAACTGAGGTTCATATTGCGCTGGAAACTATGGCCGGCAAAGGAACAGAAATGGGCCGCTCGTTTGAGGAAATTGCCACGATCATCGAGAAGGTGAAGCACAATGAACGCCTGACGATCTGTATGGATACATGCCATATTCACGATGCTGGTTACGACATTGTAAGTGATCTCGACGGCGTTCTTGAAGAGTTTGACCGTATTATCGGTCTTGATCGCATTGGTGTCGTTCATATCAATGACAGCAAAAATCCGCGGGGAGCAGGAAAAGACCGTCATACCCCGCTTGGGACAGGCTGGATTGGTTTTGATACGATCAACAATGTCGTACATCACGAAAAGCTTGCCGGCAGACCGTTCATTCTGGAAACGCCTTGGATCGGCAAGGATGCCAAAACGCAGAGTCCGATGTACGAGATTGAAATTGCACTTCTGCGCGGCAATGTATCAGAACGCTTTGGTGCAGAGTTTATTAATCAGGTGGACGATCTGCATCGTTTTTATGCAAAGCAGGACATCGATCCCCGCCAGTTCGTACTGGATGTGTGGACACTGCTCAAAAACGATGCCAAAGCGAAGAAGGCTGATTCTCGGGAACCGCTGGAACGCTTGTATGACATGATTACGGAAGCCAAATTGTTCCCTGATCTGAGCGAGAAACAAATCAATGAGCGGCTGATCGCCTGTCTGGCAGGCAAAGAAGCCCTGAAATAG
- a CDS encoding ABC transporter permease, with the protein MNWSRKWINPVLDKEFRLRMRTPRSSISLLAYILVLGLIALGFIYITLYLGNQGNQSFNSGAGRMMFYVLSFAQLVLIAFMAPALTAGVISGEREKQTLSMLLTTQQSSSTIILSKLFSSLSFMTLIIVATMPIYSIVFLYGGISLKQMIFIFLFYLFVMLLLGSLGVLFSTLFKRTMVAVIVTYGVALCIFLLTGLLYLFIMSIVQRSYYSTPSTATTYSFVGYILGLNPAGALISLFEPSFSKQAFMLRNGNLNSNAPIQLWQEFVLVYSVVIIASLWISIRRIRPVARRKSKVQDNQASALETSASDHS; encoded by the coding sequence ATGAACTGGAGCCGCAAATGGATAAATCCGGTGCTGGACAAAGAATTCCGACTGCGAATGCGGACACCGCGATCGTCGATTTCCCTGCTGGCCTATATTCTGGTACTCGGCCTGATTGCGCTGGGATTCATATATATCACGCTTTATTTGGGCAACCAGGGAAACCAATCCTTCAATTCAGGCGCAGGCCGTATGATGTTCTATGTGCTCAGCTTCGCGCAGCTGGTGCTGATTGCGTTTATGGCACCCGCATTGACGGCGGGAGTCATCAGCGGTGAACGGGAAAAGCAGACGCTGAGCATGCTGCTGACGACCCAGCAAAGCTCATCGACCATCATATTGAGCAAGCTATTTTCTTCCTTAAGCTTCATGACCCTCATTATTGTAGCGACCATGCCGATCTACAGCATCGTTTTCTTGTACGGAGGTATTTCGCTGAAGCAGATGATCTTTATCTTTTTGTTCTATTTATTTGTCATGCTGCTTCTAGGGTCACTTGGAGTGCTGTTCTCAACGCTCTTTAAACGGACCATGGTTGCCGTCATTGTGACGTATGGCGTCGCGTTATGCATCTTTCTTCTGACAGGCCTCTTGTATTTATTCATCATGAGCATTGTTCAGCGGAGCTATTACTCCACGCCAAGCACAGCGACAACGTACTCTTTTGTCGGTTATATTCTGGGCCTTAACCCGGCGGGGGCACTGATCAGTCTGTTTGAACCCAGCTTTTCAAAGCAGGCCTTTATGCTCCGGAACGGTAACTTGAACTCGAATGCGCCGATTCAGCTGTGGCAGGAGTTTGTGCTGGTATACAGCGTGGTGATCATCGCTTCTTTATGGATCAGTATCCGCCGAATTCGTCCGGTGGCAAGACGTAAATCCAAAGTTCAGGACAACCAGGCTTCAGCTTTGGAAACGAGTGCAAGCGATCATTCATAA
- a CDS encoding DUF58 domain-containing protein, with amino-acid sequence MTSAHLLPPDWMVRLERLALGSGRRVAGTLQGKRRSSRLGSSLEFADYRSYAPGDDIRRFDWGVYSRTGKPFVRQFMDEQELMVSLYVDCSASMDFGGSLSDGKPGREAAVNKLLFAKRLAASIGYIALCSYERVGAYCYSDRLDGRLPVLRGRGSTMRLFQFLHDAPPGGEGSLSSALGEPGAMPRLPGMTWIFSDFWLGEGESAMGSILSRLAGARQEVVLVQVLSPEEINPDLSGDLRLVDSELNTGKEVAITGRVLQSYRDELEHYQNELRKIASERGISFVTLSSDMTLQEAVFGVLAGAGLVRV; translated from the coding sequence ATGACCAGCGCCCATCTGCTGCCACCGGACTGGATGGTGCGCCTGGAAAGGCTCGCGCTCGGTTCAGGCAGACGGGTTGCTGGCACACTTCAGGGCAAGCGGCGTTCAAGCAGGCTCGGCTCTTCGCTAGAATTCGCTGATTATCGTTCATATGCACCCGGGGACGATATCCGCCGCTTTGATTGGGGCGTATATTCCCGCACGGGAAAGCCGTTTGTAAGGCAGTTTATGGATGAGCAGGAGTTAATGGTCAGCCTGTATGTGGACTGCTCCGCTTCAATGGACTTCGGCGGTTCGTTATCTGATGGGAAGCCAGGCCGCGAGGCGGCCGTGAATAAGCTGCTTTTTGCCAAGAGGCTTGCTGCCAGCATCGGTTATATTGCGCTCTGCTCGTATGAACGGGTCGGAGCCTATTGTTACAGCGATCGGCTGGATGGCCGTTTGCCTGTACTGCGGGGCAGGGGTTCTACCATGAGGCTATTTCAATTTTTGCATGATGCTCCTCCCGGAGGAGAAGGCAGTCTATCATCAGCGCTGGGAGAGCCCGGTGCCATGCCGCGCCTTCCCGGAATGACCTGGATCTTTTCCGATTTCTGGCTTGGAGAAGGCGAGTCCGCGATGGGCAGCATTCTTTCCCGTTTGGCGGGAGCCCGCCAGGAGGTTGTCCTCGTGCAGGTGCTGTCACCGGAGGAGATCAACCCGGATCTTAGCGGAGATTTACGGCTTGTGGATAGCGAGCTGAACACCGGCAAGGAAGTCGCCATCACTGGACGTGTGCTTCAGAGTTACCGTGATGAGCTGGAACACTATCAGAATGAATTACGGAAAATAGCTTCCGAACGAGGTATTTCATTCGTCACGCTGTCAAGCGATATGACGCTGCAGGAAGCTGTCTTCGGCGTGTTAGCGGGAGCCGGTCTGGTAAGGGTCTAA
- the purU gene encoding formyltetrahydrofolate deformylase — translation MELHVKKNATSASQAHQNRARMLISCPDGPGIVAAVSHFLHQHGANIVQSDQYTMDPEGGMFFMRVEFDLADLEERLPDLEEKFAPVAATFSMQWEIYNVSRKKRLAIFVSKEDHCLVELLWQWQAGDLDAEIAMVVSNHPDMKEYVESFGIPYHHIPVTADTKQEAEQRQLEVVGSDIDVIILARYMQIISPTFIEHYRNRIINIHHSFLPAFVGGKPYAQAYERGVKIIGATAHYVTEVLDGGPIIEQDVQRVSHRDDVSELKRIGRTIERVVLARAVKWHIEDRILVHENKTVVFNG, via the coding sequence ATGGAACTACATGTCAAAAAGAACGCTACATCTGCGTCACAAGCACATCAAAATCGCGCGCGTATGCTCATTTCTTGCCCGGATGGACCTGGAATCGTCGCCGCCGTATCGCATTTTCTGCATCAGCATGGAGCGAACATCGTTCAATCCGATCAATATACGATGGATCCGGAGGGCGGCATGTTCTTCATGCGTGTTGAGTTCGATCTGGCTGATCTGGAGGAGCGATTGCCTGATCTGGAAGAAAAGTTTGCGCCTGTGGCAGCAACATTCAGTATGCAATGGGAAATCTACAATGTCAGCCGCAAGAAAAGACTGGCGATCTTCGTCTCGAAGGAGGATCACTGTCTGGTTGAATTGCTGTGGCAATGGCAGGCGGGAGATCTTGACGCAGAAATTGCGATGGTTGTCAGCAATCATCCGGATATGAAGGAGTATGTAGAATCCTTTGGCATTCCTTATCATCATATTCCGGTAACGGCAGATACGAAGCAAGAAGCCGAGCAGCGCCAGCTTGAAGTTGTAGGCAGCGATATTGATGTGATTATTTTGGCAAGGTACATGCAGATTATCTCTCCGACCTTTATTGAGCATTACCGGAATCGGATTATCAATATTCACCATTCATTCCTCCCGGCTTTTGTCGGCGGGAAGCCTTATGCCCAAGCTTATGAGCGGGGCGTGAAAATTATTGGAGCCACTGCCCACTACGTCACGGAAGTGCTGGATGGCGGTCCGATCATTGAGCAGGACGTACAGCGGGTCAGCCACCGCGATGATGTCAGCGAATTGAAGCGGATCGGGCGCACCATTGAGCGTGTCGTACTGGCCAGAGCTGTCAAATGGCATATTGAGGACCGAATTCTGGTTCATGAAAATAAAACGGTCGTATTTAACGGTTAA
- a CDS encoding ABC transporter ATP-binding protein, with product MIDIQHLSKRYGNFDALKDINLYIPEGTVFGFVGPNGAGKSTTMSILATLMLPTSGIAKVDGFDVTQHPKEVRKRIGYMPDFFGVYDQLKTTEYLHFYGASYNIPRGEREKLIPQLLELVNLSDKSDVYVDGLSRGMKQRLCLARCLIHDPKVLILDEPASGLDPRARIEMREILKELKQMGKTIIISSHILPELAEMVDEIGVIEHGQMVAQGRVADIQARLRVKKVLHIRVMEREEELAARLQDEAMVSAVLSDNTGIHVHFGGGDLEQVQLLQKIISWGYAVISFHEAQTNLEDVFLEITKGGPAV from the coding sequence ATGATAGACATTCAGCATTTAAGTAAACGTTACGGCAATTTCGATGCATTAAAAGATATAAATCTCTATATTCCCGAAGGGACTGTATTTGGATTCGTTGGACCCAATGGTGCCGGCAAATCGACGACCATGTCGATATTGGCGACCTTGATGCTGCCGACGTCGGGCATTGCCAAAGTAGACGGCTTTGACGTAACCCAGCATCCGAAAGAAGTGCGTAAAAGAATCGGATATATGCCGGATTTCTTCGGTGTGTATGATCAGCTGAAAACGACGGAATATCTGCATTTTTACGGCGCCAGCTACAATATCCCGCGCGGCGAACGTGAGAAGCTGATTCCGCAGCTGCTGGAGCTTGTGAATCTGAGCGACAAAAGTGATGTCTATGTAGATGGCCTCTCCCGGGGAATGAAGCAGCGGCTCTGTCTGGCACGATGCTTGATTCATGATCCGAAGGTGCTTATTTTGGATGAGCCGGCTTCCGGCCTTGATCCAAGGGCAAGAATTGAAATGCGCGAAATATTAAAAGAGCTGAAGCAAATGGGCAAGACGATCATTATTTCCTCGCATATTTTGCCGGAGCTGGCGGAAATGGTGGATGAGATCGGTGTCATCGAGCATGGGCAGATGGTGGCACAGGGCAGGGTTGCGGACATTCAGGCCCGGCTGCGCGTCAAAAAAGTGCTTCATATTCGCGTGATGGAACGGGAAGAGGAGCTTGCTGCACGCTTGCAGGATGAGGCCATGGTGTCAGCCGTGCTCTCCGATAATACAGGCATCCATGTGCATTTTGGCGGCGGAGACCTGGAGCAGGTGCAGCTTCTGCAGAAGATCATCTCGTGGGGATATGCTGTTATTTCCTTTCATGAGGCACAAACCAATCTGGAGGATGTATTCCTCGAAATCACCAAAGGAGGGCCTGCCGTATGA
- a CDS encoding phage tail tape measure protein → MDAIRSAVFKAKSRLQQFRLIRYSLYGIAAGLGAAILLLLVARLWPIPFYRYLALAAVLAGFITGAAWGLLYRVKEREAAQAMDAATGGAERSDMMVTALSFAEQETPAAHWQRKQAEAYGSSFTAHLKSRLPYPSYKKVAIACCIFLAVGAGLSILPSPMDTKLAEAARQKGWVQDQKQKTEQLVQQLRTQELDPAVKKPLEDSLKALQKNLDGKKDPEKALAELEKTMKEMEKTAAKQEAAVQKLSELGKKMQDTPNMSSLGKSLAQGKSEDLKKSMENFKQQVKQLSPEQKKQLKEALSKLADEAAKNPETQALKDALKKTEKALAEGAKDKEVDEALSDLEAAMSKALAARAAASSQSAAASSMSSKLASQGLGLASQMTASGMQVSDAWSSGGSAEELAMAEESGEADPEDSDSASPGSSGTQGKGVGNGSGSGNGSGSGNGSGSGSGQGAGQGPGAGMGAGGRNLVMTPRKFEGSGNKQNDKGPLKGQGGTIQKGGVSPAVDGASRPYEEVYKEYEAEAKKSLGRQELPQQMQGLVESYFTGINPNP, encoded by the coding sequence ATGGACGCCATTCGGAGTGCGGTTTTCAAAGCGAAGTCACGACTCCAGCAGTTCCGGCTCATCCGCTATTCTTTATACGGAATTGCCGCCGGACTTGGTGCAGCCATCCTTCTGCTGCTCGTGGCCCGGTTGTGGCCGATTCCATTCTACCGTTATCTGGCACTGGCAGCTGTATTGGCCGGCTTTATTACGGGGGCTGCCTGGGGCTTGTTATACCGCGTGAAGGAAAGAGAGGCAGCGCAGGCCATGGATGCGGCCACCGGTGGAGCCGAGCGGAGCGATATGATGGTGACGGCTCTCTCTTTTGCTGAGCAGGAAACTCCCGCAGCCCACTGGCAGCGTAAGCAGGCGGAGGCGTATGGAAGCAGCTTCACGGCTCATCTCAAAAGCAGACTTCCATACCCGAGCTATAAAAAAGTAGCGATTGCTTGCTGCATTTTTCTTGCAGTTGGGGCCGGGCTCTCCATCTTGCCAAGTCCCATGGATACAAAGCTTGCTGAGGCAGCCCGCCAAAAGGGATGGGTGCAGGACCAGAAACAGAAGACGGAGCAGCTGGTACAGCAACTTCGGACACAAGAGCTTGATCCAGCCGTAAAAAAACCACTCGAGGATTCTCTCAAAGCGCTGCAAAAAAATCTGGATGGGAAGAAGGATCCGGAAAAAGCGCTGGCTGAGCTGGAGAAAACAATGAAAGAGATGGAAAAAACAGCTGCGAAGCAAGAAGCGGCCGTTCAGAAATTATCTGAGCTGGGCAAGAAAATGCAGGACACTCCGAATATGTCATCCTTAGGCAAGAGTCTTGCTCAGGGAAAGTCGGAAGATCTCAAAAAATCAATGGAGAATTTCAAGCAGCAGGTGAAGCAGCTTTCCCCGGAGCAAAAGAAGCAACTCAAGGAGGCGCTGAGCAAGCTGGCGGATGAGGCTGCTAAAAACCCGGAGACCCAGGCGCTGAAGGATGCTTTGAAAAAGACTGAAAAGGCACTGGCTGAAGGGGCAAAGGATAAAGAAGTAGATGAAGCTCTCAGCGATCTTGAAGCAGCAATGTCCAAAGCGTTAGCGGCTCGCGCAGCCGCTTCGAGCCAGTCGGCGGCCGCCTCCAGCATGAGTTCCAAGCTGGCCTCTCAGGGACTTGGTTTGGCTTCGCAAATGACCGCATCAGGCATGCAGGTATCGGACGCCTGGAGCAGCGGCGGCAGCGCCGAAGAGCTTGCCATGGCCGAAGAGTCCGGCGAAGCGGATCCGGAAGATAGTGATTCCGCTTCACCTGGAAGCAGCGGAACACAAGGTAAGGGTGTGGGTAACGGCAGCGGTTCAGGCAATGGCAGCGGCTCGGGCAACGGAAGTGGTTCTGGAAGCGGCCAGGGAGCCGGTCAAGGGCCGGGTGCCGGTATGGGGGCAGGAGGACGCAATCTCGTCATGACACCGCGCAAGTTTGAAGGCAGTGGTAATAAGCAAAATGACAAGGGACCACTGAAGGGCCAGGGCGGCACCATCCAGAAAGGCGGAGTTTCTCCTGCCGTCGATGGGGCGAGCCGACCGTACGAGGAAGTGTACAAAGAATACGAGGCCGAGGCCAAGAAGTCGCTGGGGCGGCAGGAGCTGCCGCAGCAGATGCAGGGCTTGGTCGAGAGCTATTTTACCGGAATTAACCCGAATCCGTGA
- a CDS encoding MoxR family ATPase, which yields MQETQIQPEAWKETISRVRNQIGEIIVGQQEVVEQMLWCIFAGGHALLEGIPGLGKTMLVRTIADTLDLSFSRVQFTPDLMPSDITGTQILSFGRQGETAMTFQRGPLFSSIVLADEINRATPKTQSALLEAMQEKTVTVGNETHRLPNPFFVLATQNPLENEGTYPLPEAQLDRFLLKILVPYPKAEELKEIVKRTTSNHQPTIVKQAGSEELLEIQHGAREVLVADEVLDYAARLLMMSHPEEESAPEGVKKYVRFGSGPRGIQSIISTGKVRAVCQGRMHLAQSDINAVAIPALRHRIFLNFEGQAMGITTDQVVGEMLQALGGRS from the coding sequence ATGCAGGAAACCCAAATCCAGCCTGAGGCCTGGAAAGAAACGATATCGCGCGTGCGCAATCAGATCGGTGAGATCATTGTTGGCCAGCAGGAGGTTGTGGAGCAGATGCTTTGGTGCATTTTTGCCGGAGGACATGCGCTGCTGGAAGGCATTCCGGGACTGGGGAAAACGATGCTGGTCCGCACGATTGCAGACACCCTTGACCTGTCCTTTTCACGCGTTCAATTTACGCCTGACCTGATGCCAAGCGACATTACCGGGACACAGATTCTATCTTTCGGAAGACAAGGTGAGACCGCGATGACGTTCCAAAGGGGACCGCTATTCAGCAGCATTGTACTGGCGGATGAAATCAACCGTGCCACACCGAAGACCCAGAGCGCGCTGCTGGAAGCTATGCAGGAGAAGACCGTGACCGTCGGGAATGAGACGCACCGTCTACCGAATCCATTTTTCGTACTGGCGACTCAAAATCCGCTTGAAAACGAAGGGACCTATCCGCTGCCAGAGGCGCAGCTTGACCGGTTTCTCCTTAAAATACTCGTGCCTTATCCAAAAGCGGAGGAGCTCAAAGAAATCGTAAAGAGAACGACTTCAAATCACCAGCCTACGATCGTGAAGCAGGCGGGATCGGAAGAGCTGCTGGAAATCCAGCATGGGGCAAGAGAAGTGCTGGTCGCTGACGAGGTGCTCGACTATGCGGCGAGACTGCTGATGATGTCACATCCCGAAGAAGAGTCTGCACCGGAGGGCGTGAAGAAATATGTGCGCTTCGGTTCCGGACCGCGCGGAATTCAGTCCATTATTTCTACCGGCAAGGTGCGTGCGGTATGCCAGGGAAGAATGCATCTTGCCCAGAGTGATATTAACGCTGTAGCCATACCTGCACTTCGTCACCGGATATTCCTGAACTTTGAAGGACAGGCCATGGGTATTACGACTGATCAGGTCGTAGGCGAGATGCTTCAGGCCCTCGGAGGGCGATCATGA
- a CDS encoding VWA domain-containing protein, which produces MGIGSWLGLWFGLSIPAILAMYLLKRKFLDTKVPSHLLWQRVLKNLEANRPWQKLQNRLLLWLQLLAAALLVFALMKPYLWSSGGGKEHVVLVADTSGSMSAVSMPSGQPSQERLEQLKQEMKDYIKQEAKNSDVTLLSMNAEPNVVISREKDHGRANEAIDSLQAYFGKASYNETLSLASALTRDESDAEVVVFTDGQWKGDPSSILFQAPVKVVTLDSEAGFNLGLQQFGVKDESSGKTAVAVVKNSSKAAKQAEFNLYGDGKLIKTSSAEIKPGASLTLTFRDLPAAEVYRAELEGSDDYQADNEAYAFSQHNETPRILLMTQGNLFLEKGLQLTGAEVVKMALPQEGIDANPGDASGTAVPEKQPDLIVIDGAAPAFTAQGEWKKLLDRTPVWTLGGGGNKVNVNGGQPRLANHPVNRYVSYNGVYIGSVLDRKLPDWATPIVSIENHPAIIAGTEKGEQRLSFLFNLQETDFPLSSEFPIVVHEAVSWLTESGGKSLGRLTAGTRVEIPIAADTVSAHWVAKDGMAREMKVQNLEAETGEKGINALQQVPPVPGLYAFEQRNSAGKKLEYLAESAADPYEAQWGEANAKLAAIGQIAKDGKETPATTVSDSVPAKSHSDERQVSLITLLASLALLIILVEWGVYQRGRSI; this is translated from the coding sequence GTGGGAATCGGTTCATGGCTCGGGCTTTGGTTCGGTCTTAGCATACCGGCGATTCTGGCCATGTATCTGCTTAAACGCAAATTTCTCGACACCAAAGTGCCCAGCCACCTGCTATGGCAGAGAGTCCTGAAGAATCTGGAGGCAAACCGGCCTTGGCAAAAGCTGCAGAACAGGCTCCTGCTTTGGCTGCAGCTGCTTGCCGCTGCACTCCTCGTGTTTGCTCTAATGAAGCCGTATCTATGGTCTTCAGGGGGCGGAAAAGAGCATGTTGTGCTGGTGGCGGATACATCCGGAAGTATGAGTGCAGTAAGCATGCCATCCGGTCAGCCTTCTCAGGAGCGTCTGGAGCAGTTGAAGCAGGAGATGAAGGATTATATTAAGCAGGAGGCCAAGAATAGCGATGTCACCCTCCTCAGCATGAATGCGGAGCCGAATGTAGTCATTTCCCGGGAAAAAGATCATGGACGCGCCAACGAGGCTATCGATTCACTGCAGGCCTATTTTGGCAAAGCCTCCTATAATGAAACGCTATCACTCGCCTCGGCGCTGACCCGGGATGAATCCGATGCGGAGGTTGTTGTCTTTACCGATGGACAGTGGAAGGGAGATCCTTCATCGATTCTCTTTCAAGCGCCGGTAAAGGTCGTAACCTTGGACTCAGAAGCAGGCTTCAACCTGGGTCTGCAGCAGTTTGGCGTGAAAGATGAATCAAGCGGGAAAACAGCTGTAGCAGTCGTGAAAAACAGCAGCAAGGCCGCGAAGCAGGCGGAGTTTAATCTGTACGGGGATGGCAAGCTGATCAAAACATCCTCTGCAGAGATCAAGCCGGGTGCATCGCTTACGCTGACCTTCCGGGACTTACCCGCCGCGGAGGTATACCGGGCTGAGCTGGAGGGAAGCGACGATTATCAAGCGGACAATGAGGCCTACGCCTTTTCGCAGCATAATGAGACGCCGCGGATTCTGCTGATGACCCAAGGCAATCTGTTTCTGGAGAAGGGGCTTCAGCTGACGGGGGCTGAGGTCGTTAAAATGGCTTTGCCTCAGGAAGGTATAGACGCCAACCCAGGCGACGCCAGCGGGACAGCTGTTCCTGAAAAACAGCCTGATCTAATCGTCATTGACGGAGCAGCTCCAGCTTTTACTGCCCAGGGTGAGTGGAAGAAGCTGCTGGACCGTACACCGGTATGGACGCTCGGAGGCGGCGGAAACAAAGTCAATGTGAACGGAGGGCAGCCGAGGCTTGCCAATCATCCGGTAAACCGCTATGTAAGCTATAACGGTGTTTATATCGGCAGTGTACTGGATCGCAAGCTGCCGGACTGGGCGACGCCGATCGTCAGCATTGAGAACCACCCGGCTATCATTGCGGGGACTGAAAAAGGGGAGCAGCGTTTGTCCTTTTTGTTCAATCTGCAGGAAACAGACTTTCCGTTATCGTCGGAGTTTCCGATTGTGGTCCATGAAGCCGTATCATGGCTGACAGAGAGCGGCGGTAAAAGCCTGGGTCGTCTGACAGCGGGAACGCGTGTGGAAATTCCGATCGCTGCGGATACCGTGTCAGCACATTGGGTCGCCAAAGATGGGATGGCCAGAGAAATGAAGGTGCAGAATCTGGAGGCGGAAACCGGAGAAAAAGGGATCAATGCCTTGCAGCAGGTGCCTCCTGTTCCTGGGCTGTATGCTTTTGAACAGAGAAACAGCGCTGGGAAGAAGCTTGAGTATCTCGCTGAATCCGCTGCTGATCCGTATGAGGCGCAGTGGGGCGAGGCCAACGCCAAGCTTGCTGCTATAGGCCAGATTGCAAAAGATGGGAAAGAAACGCCTGCAACTACGGTTTCAGACTCAGTTCCAGCCAAAAGCCATAGCGATGAGCGGCAAGTATCGCTCATCACGCTGCTTGCTTCGTTAGCATTATTGATTATTTTAGTGGAATGGGGGGTGTATCAGCGTGGGCGTTCAATTTAA